The sequence below is a genomic window from Candidatus Poribacteria bacterium.
TCTGCCAGCAACTCAAATCACCCTCACTCAAATTTAACGCTGCGTAAGTCCTATTTAAATTCAAACAGTGTCTGGTCCACTTTGCTGTCGGCAACGAGAAGGTTTCCATGACAACCCGATTACAGGATGGCGAGACGCGGTTCTTTCCGTTTAACAGAGGCATTGAGAACCCCGTGAACCCAAACGGGCACAAGACCTCCTACCTCTGGGAGGACATCCTGCAACGCGATAACTTAATGGAACTCATCAACAACTTTATCCATGAACAGGAGACCACAGAAAAGATTTACGATGACAAAACTAAGATGGTGAGAGATGAGAAGTCCCGCGTGCTTGTTTTCCCGCGGTACCATCAACTCGACGTAATTCGTGAATTGAAACGGGCTGTTGTGAAAGAGGGAGTTGGACATAACTACCTTATCCAACACACCACAGGGAGCGGGAAGTCGAACTCTATCGCGTGGTTGGCGCATCTACTGACGCACCTGTACGGCTCGGAGACCGATACAGACCGGATCTTCGATTCCGTGATTGTCGTGACGGATCGATTGGTGCTTGACAAGCAGCTGCAGGACACAATCAAACAGGTGGAACAGGTCGACGGCGTGGTGCATGCCGCTGACAAGAACTCGGCGCAGCTGAGAGGTTTCCTTGAATCCGGTAAAGACATCATCATCTCAACGATTCAGAAGTTCGGTGTGATTGCAGAGGAGATTGGCAAACTCAAAAGCAAGACCTTCGCCGTGATTGTTGACGAAGCGCACTCCTCACAGAGCGGTGAATCGGCAAGGAATCTCAGGATTTCACTTTCGCGAGGGATTGATCTGGGTGTAACGGAAGATAATGCCGACGAAGTATCGGATATAGACGCTAAAATCCTTGAACAGATGGAGCAGCGCAGGATGCAGGCGCATATCTCCTATTTCGGTTTCAGTGGCACACCTAAGAACAAAACCTTAGAACTGTTCGGACGCAAGGACGCTGAAGGAAAATTTGTTCCCTTCCACGTCTATTCGATGCGCCAGAGTATCAGCGAAGGGTTCACACTGGACGTGCTGCAGAACTACACCACCTTTAAGCGGTATTTTGAACTGGTCAAAAGCGTTCCGGAGGATAAACAGTACGAAAAGGCGCGGACACTCCGAGCACTGACCAATTACGTTGACCTGCAACCCCATAGCATTGAAACCAAAACCCGGATTATGTTGGAACACTTTACCGAACACACTGTAAAGACGATAGCAGGCAAGGGACGGGCGATGTTGGTTACATCGTCCCGACTGCACTGCGTCAGATACAAGCAGGCATTCGATAAACAGATGCGGGAGATGGGGCTTCGCTACGGCTGTCTCGTGGCGTTCAGCGGCACGGTACACGACACCGACAACGCGGTGGATTACACGGAAAACGGGATGAATGTATTGCCACCAAGCACTTCCATTGCCGACAGTTTCAAGAGTCCTGAGCATCGCATTCTGATTGTCGCGAATAAGTTCCAAACAGGTTTTGATGAGCCGCTTCTACAGACGATGTACGTCGATAAGCGGTTAGACGGACTGCAATGTGTCCAGACCTTGAGTCGCCTGAACCGCGTCGCCACCGGCAAGACGGATACACTGGTACTCGACTTCGTGAACGAACCCGATCAGATACAAGAGGCGTTTCAGCAATACTATCAGACCACAATGCTCGCCGAGGAGACCGACCCGAATCGGTTATACGATCTACAAAGTCAGTTGGAAGGTTTTGACTGCTACGATGTAGAGACGATTGAGGCATTCTGTCATATCTTTTATGATGCTAATCAACCCGACGAGCTGCTACAAGGCGTTCTGGATGATGTCGTTGAGAAATGGGCAGTTCTTGAAATGAATGAACGGGAAGAATTTCGCTCTACCTTACAAAGTTATATTCGCCTCTACGCATACATCTCACAGTTGATTACCTTCACGGATGTGGCATTGGAAAAGTTATATATCTTTGGTCGCAGCCTCAATAAGAAACTCCCGAAACGCGATCACCCCGACCTGAACGACGTTCTATCATCTGTGGATTTGGATTCGTTTCGTGTGGAGAGAACATACGACAGTCTACAACTCTCCCTCGAAAAAGAAGATAGCGAACTCCAAGGAATTGGCAGCGATGTCGGGACCATGAGGGACCCTGAGCAGGATTTCCTCTCCAATATCATTCAGGCATTGAATGATGCCTATCAGACAGATTTCACGATGGAAGATAAAGTTGACATTGCCACGATTCACCAAAAAGTGCTTGAGAACGAGGAGCTTCGGCAGGTGATTGAAGGGGATAATACGGAAACGAACAAAAGGTATAAGTTCGAGCGGGTGATTGATGACATTTTATTAGATTTCGTCAATAGCAAGTTGGCACTTTATACGAAATTATCGAAACCAGAGATTAACGACTATCTTAAACAACACCTCTATCGCGCCTATCTGGAGCAACCGTCTTCTCACCTTTGACTCATGAAATTGCGGATTTTACATTAGTTAGGACTTACGCACGCCACCGGTAGGTGCGGTTTCTAACCGCACCGATCCTATGGGGGCCGTATCTTTATCGTCTGAAGATACATGTCTCAACTTAATTTTGCGTAAGTCCTGTTAGTATTGAAACTTGCTTATATTGCTGTATCAATTGAAAAATGCTGACGCAAAAAATGATAGCCGATGTTCCATCGGATCCAGGTGTTTACTTTTTTCGTGGAGCTGCAGGAACGATCCTCTATATCGGTAAGGCAAAATGTCTACGGAAACGGGTACGTTCTTATCTCCATAAGGTCAAAAAACGTCCAAGCAAAATCAAACGACTTATCCGATGGACGACGGATGTGCGTTATCAGGTATGTCGTTCAGAGCAAGAAGCGCTTTTCTTAGAGTCGCGATTAATCCAAGAACATCAGCCGAGTTATAATACGGCTATGAAATATGGGCGGCAATCTTGGTATATTCGGATAGATGTTGGAGAGGCGTTTCCGCGCCTTGAACGCGTGTCTGAAACGCAACCCGATGGCGCAAGGTATTTCGGTCCCTTATCAAGTCGGCGATGGACGGATGAAGCCATTGATGTCCTACAGCGGATTTTTCCCGTCCGCACATGTGAAGGCGAAATTACCCCGATGCCAGGGTTCCGTGCCTGCTTTGAATACGATTTGAAGCGTTGTAACGCACCGTGCGCAGCACGCATTACGAGCAAAAGCTATAAGGAAACCATAACGGATGTTGTCAATCTGCTTGACGGCGAGTATGAAAAAGTGCAAGAAAGTCTGATTGCAAAGCGGGATAGGGCATCGGAAGTACTGCGATTTGAGCGGGCTGCTGCGTTTCACAGGCAGTTGCAACGGATTCAGAAAGTTTTTACCTTCCTTGATGTCCATCGGAGGTGACTTCATGGCAACACAAAAGATTGAGAAAGAGATTCTCGGTGGGCCCGATGGGACAGCACGTTGCCGCTGCGGTCGGCGCCGCTATCCGCGTTATCCGTTATGTCCAAAGTGTTATTATGCAAAACCGCAAGCCACCGCTCCAGATCCCAAGAAATTGTCGCGTGCCGAACTCCTGAAAATGCAGACTTCAAAACCGATGCCGCTTTCAGACCGACAGGCGCGGATCCGGTTCTTGGAAAAACGGTACGGTGCACAGTTCCGAGGACAAGACATTCGCTTTATGAAGAATGCGCAACTCTACGCACTGTCCGAACGGGCAGGCTATCGTCGTCGCTGAATTTTTGTGTATTCGGTCAACAATTTTCGGATTTGTAAAAAATGTATTGCCAAGAAAACCTGTATTTGTTAAAATAGTAAGGACATATAATTATTCAAGGAGGTTAACTCATGCGTATAGCGAAACTATCGCTAATTTGTCTGGTCGCCTTTGCATTCATGGTAGGGTGTGGTATGATCGGGAAGAAAGCAGAAATGTCCGAGACTGCCGCTACCTCTATGGAAGGTGCCGCAATGGAATCTGAAGCAAAGACTGACATGGCCGGAGACATGGAGCAAGCCGCCGTTGAAGAGGTAACACTGAATGTCACAGGTATGACATGAGGCGCGTGTACCAGTAAAGTGCAGGCTGCACTTAGCGGGCTCACAGGCGTTTCTGAAGTGGTGAGTGTTTCTTCTGATACGAATACGGCTGTGGTAAAGGTCAAAAAGGGTAAAGTGACGGCTGCCGCACTTACCGAGGCAGTTAAAGGCGCAGGTTTTAGTGCCGAAGTTGCCCAATAAGATTAGTTTGAAGGGGTGGGGATTCCTCACCCTTTCTCTCTATATGAACAGGCTGTTAATGTGCAATATTAAAAACCGCGGTCCGAAGATCGCTGCTATAAATAAGGGGTATAAACCTATGCTTCACTTAAACGTGAGAATCGTACTCGTCTGCCTTGCGACACTTCTGCTTGTGATTGCTTGTGCAGACACGTCAAAGAAACCAGCAGAAACATCAACCCAAACGACCGAAACGCCAGAGCAAGCAGCAAAAGCACCGAGTCAGACAGCAGAAACAAGTATTGAAGAAGTAACACTCGCTGTAACCGGCATGACATGAGGCGGATGTACCAGCGCAGTGCAGGATGCACTCACAAAGGTTACCGGGGTCTCTGAAGTCGTCAGCGTTTCTATGCAAGAAAATAAGGCTGTCGTGAAGATTGAAAAGGGTAAGGTTACAACAGACGCTTTGGTTAAGGCTGTTGAAGCAGACCCGCGCTTTAAGGCAACAGTCGCTAACTAGCTCTTAATGAGCAGGGCAGGATTGCTCGACCTTTATTTTATCTCAAGAACCATATCTATATGTTAGTGCGAGGTCTCTGTGCCTCGCACTTTCTATTTTGCCCAGAAATTGTCCGATCTCTAAATTACTGTCCCTTAGCATAAAACACCCCCGGTAGGCACGGTTTCCTAACCGTGCCGGGTCCGATGTCCAAGTAATTCTAAAATCTACTATACCCTATTGATGCTTCGCATAGAGCGGATTATCAAGCAGAGATTGCACTTCGTAGATTGAGCCTTTTAGTTCAGCGTAGGGTTCCGGCATACGCACTGGCGCAGCTACCATGCGGGGTTCATTCGTCGGTTCGCCACGAACAATAAAACCGTTGAAAGTCTCCCAATCTGGAATACCCTTCAGGGGCCACGCATCTACAGCACAGTACTGAGCAAGCATTAAACGGCGCGGTTTGTCTGAGGTGTTTGGAGCGGAGCCGTGCAACGCCCGAACATGATGGATCGTGATGCCACCTGCCTTCACCTCGACGGGAACAGCACCCTCTGGTGTGAAATCGGGGTCAGTAACCGCCCCAATAAAGGCACCATCCTGGTGATGGTCCAAAGTCGGTCCCTTGTGGGAGCCGGGGAGTATCATCAATGCCCCGTTCTCCACGGTCATATCATCAATAACGACACCCACTGCGAGCAGGTCGTCGTTGGTATGCGGATAAAATGCCCAATCCTGATGCCATTCAACCGGACTTCCGAACTCCGGGTATTTCATATTCAACTTATGCCCGTTATACCGCACGCCGGGTCCGATAAGTTGTTCCACAATATCCAGAATCCTCGGGTGCCGTAGAGCATAATCGTAAACGACGTGATGGAGTCCCGGATTTTTGATACGTCGTACACGTGGATTAGCGGGAGTATGTCCTGGTTCCAAATCGAAAATATCGGTATGTTCGGTGACCTCTCTCGATTTTTCGACGAATTCACCAGTCACTCGCTGAAGGTCCGCAACCTCTTCTGCAGTTAGCACCGCCTCAACACCCAGATAGCCGTTTTCGTCGTAAAAATCACGTTGTTCTTGCGTGAGCATTGTTTCATTACACTCCTCTTAGCGAAATGATACTGCTATTATACGTCAAATCCGTTAAAAATTTCAACCCTTTAACAGTTTCTGATAAATGTCCTGTACCTTTTGGACGTGTGTTTCAACCCCGAAAGTCTCTTCGGCATGTTTTCTTGCCCGCTGTCCCATAGATACGCTTTGCTTCCGGTCTTTAGCGAGTTCGATAATCTTGTTTGCAATATCCGCTGTAGATTCTGCTGGCATGATGTATCCCGTTACATTGTGAACAATCATTTCAGTTGTACTGCCAATCGGGGTGCCGATGACGGGTTTGCCAGCCGCCATCGCCTCTGCAATAACGCTCCCTGCTGAAAGCGTTACAAGTAGATCCAATTCTTGCATCGCCTTGGGCATATCGGTGCGGTGCCCCGTGAAGTGGACAGTCCCCTGCAACTGATATTTGGCTACCAGTTGGTGGACTTCGCGATTATAGGCGCGGTGTGTTGGTGTGTCGAGTGCTGCGCCGACGATGTGGAATCGAACTTTGTCGGCTTGCGCAGCGACCTTCGCTGCTATTTCAACGAACGATTTCTGGCGTTTGAAGGGTTCAATCCTGCCTACGATGCCGACGACATATTCCTCCGAATTTACTTTTACAGAAGTAGGTTGAAAAGCCGATAAATCAACGCAATTCAGTATCACCGCAATCTTTTCAGGATCGATCCCTGCTTGAACCAGCGGGATTGTGTTTTCCTGTGAAATAGCGATGATTTTGTCCATCTGATCAAACTTGTATTTTCGCACTTGGGAGGGGGTGAGCAGCGTCCGAACATGTGAAATGACGGGGATTTTCAACTGCTTGCTAAGACACCATAGGTACGGATTGAACCACGAATCGGAGGTGTGGATGAGTTTCGCGTTGTGAGTCTTGGCGAGTGCGGCTAATTTTTTCGCCGCACTATACCGCACTATCAACGATTTCGCTTTTCGCCACGGCGGGAGATTGAGAATCACTGTTGGAATATCAGCAGCCCTCAAGTGTTCTGCAAAAACGCCATCGTCAGGGCAAACGACCAGCGGATGATAGTGTGACCGATCAATGTTTGTGACGAGATATGCAAGTTGCTTTTCACCTCCACCGATGCTTGAACCGCAATGGCTGAGGTAGAGTATCGGGATCATCAGTTTTTATCGCTATAAGCAACTTTCCCATAGGTTACACTGGGAAATTGAGGTGCTGATCCAAGAAAACTTGGCTGACCGATCGGTGCTGATGGACTCTCAGGATGGCTTCAGAGAGTAGCGGTGCAATAGAAAGTACTTTTACTTTCCCATCCAGCTGCTTTTCAGCAGGGACAGGAATCGTATTCGTGGTGACCACCTCGCGAATTGCTGGATGGCTGAGCCGTTCCAACGCTGGACCCACTAATATAGGGTGTGCGATACTCACGTAAGCAGGTTCTGCTCCAGCCTCCGCTAACGCTATGGCTTGTTGTCGGATTGTACCGCCTGTCTGTATTTCATCGTCAGTGATAATAGGGGTCTTACCCCTGACGTCTCCAACAAGTTCGACGAATTTAATACTCTGTCCATCAACACCGGTTCGCCGCTTATGCATAATGGCCAACGGAAGTCCCAAAATATCAGCGTATTTCTCTGCTAACTTGGCGCGGCCTGCATCGGGCGCAACGATTACGCCATTTTCGACCTGCTTCTCGCGGAAGTAATTTGTCAAAGTCGTTAGGGCGGTCAAGTGATCCATAGGGATATCGAAGAAACCCTGTATCTGTGGCACGTGTAGATCGATAGCCATGACGCGACTTGCACCAGCCGTAGTCAGGAGATTGGCTACAAGCTTCGCGCTAATCGGTTCGCGACCTGTTGTCTTATGATCTTGACGGGAATACCCAAAATACGGAATAATAGCGGTGATCTGCCGCGCTGATGCACGTTTCATCGCGTCAATCGTGATTAGCAGTTCCATCAGGTTTTCGTTGGCAGGTTGACTTGTTGGCTGGACGATGTAGATATCAGTACCGCGGATACTTTCTTCAATCTGAATCCGAGTTTCATCGTTAGGAAATGGACCGATTGTAATTTTACCGAGTTCAACGCCTAAGATCGCAGCGATTTCTTTCGCCAACGCCGGATTCGCGCTCCCGGCGAATAGCCTGAAATCCCTTCTAACTTGCTGATCGATCGGGGTGGACATGCCAAAGCCTCCTTATACTGAGTGAATCTTGTTCATCATAAACTGCCTACTTTGCTGAAATGGGAAACTATAAATCTTATACGTTTATCGTGTTGTACGCTGTCACTAACCAAGGACCGACCATACGAAAGCTAAAGCGAAAACGAGTGCGATACCAATTACGGAATGGCGCACTTGAATGCTTCGACTTTTTGCCTTGTAACTGTCTGTATACAAAGCTGCGTATTCTGGTGATCTTCCAAGGAGCCGTGAGGCAGGGGGTGTTGGTTCATAGATAGAAGCGATAAGAACGCCGAGAATATTGCCAAAGATACCGATAAAAACCCACCGCGTCTTTCTTGCATCGGATTCCGCATCTTCTTCAGCTGTCAAATGTGCTTCTGTTGCAGCGGGATGTTGTTGATAGTCATCCATCTTTTAAAAGACCTTACTTTTCATGTCAAAATCGTTTCACGAATCCTATTAAGAAGCTAACGATTCACCGGTCATCTCAACCGGTTGTGCTAAACCGAGCAGGTGGAGTACTGTTGGCGCAATGTCAGCAAGTCGTCCACCCGTGCGGAGTTCTTGACC
It includes:
- a CDS encoding DEAD/DEAH box helicase family protein, with product MTTRLQDGETRFFPFNRGIENPVNPNGHKTSYLWEDILQRDNLMELINNFIHEQETTEKIYDDKTKMVRDEKSRVLVFPRYHQLDVIRELKRAVVKEGVGHNYLIQHTTGSGKSNSIAWLAHLLTHLYGSETDTDRIFDSVIVVTDRLVLDKQLQDTIKQVEQVDGVVHAADKNSAQLRGFLESGKDIIISTIQKFGVIAEEIGKLKSKTFAVIVDEAHSSQSGESARNLRISLSRGIDLGVTEDNADEVSDIDAKILEQMEQRRMQAHISYFGFSGTPKNKTLELFGRKDAEGKFVPFHVYSMRQSISEGFTLDVLQNYTTFKRYFELVKSVPEDKQYEKARTLRALTNYVDLQPHSIETKTRIMLEHFTEHTVKTIAGKGRAMLVTSSRLHCVRYKQAFDKQMREMGLRYGCLVAFSGTVHDTDNAVDYTENGMNVLPPSTSIADSFKSPEHRILIVANKFQTGFDEPLLQTMYVDKRLDGLQCVQTLSRLNRVATGKTDTLVLDFVNEPDQIQEAFQQYYQTTMLAEETDPNRLYDLQSQLEGFDCYDVETIEAFCHIFYDANQPDELLQGVLDDVVEKWAVLEMNEREEFRSTLQSYIRLYAYISQLITFTDVALEKLYIFGRSLNKKLPKRDHPDLNDVLSSVDLDSFRVERTYDSLQLSLEKEDSELQGIGSDVGTMRDPEQDFLSNIIQALNDAYQTDFTMEDKVDIATIHQKVLENEELRQVIEGDNTETNKRYKFERVIDDILLDFVNSKLALYTKLSKPEINDYLKQHLYRAYLEQPSSHL
- a CDS encoding GIY-YIG nuclease family protein; translated protein: MLTQKMIADVPSDPGVYFFRGAAGTILYIGKAKCLRKRVRSYLHKVKKRPSKIKRLIRWTTDVRYQVCRSEQEALFLESRLIQEHQPSYNTAMKYGRQSWYIRIDVGEAFPRLERVSETQPDGARYFGPLSSRRWTDEAIDVLQRIFPVRTCEGEITPMPGFRACFEYDLKRCNAPCAARITSKSYKETITDVVNLLDGEYEKVQESLIAKRDRASEVLRFERAAAFHRQLQRIQKVFTFLDVHRR
- a CDS encoding phytanoyl-CoA dioxygenase family protein — protein: MLTQEQRDFYDENGYLGVEAVLTAEEVADLQRVTGEFVEKSREVTEHTDIFDLEPGHTPANPRVRRIKNPGLHHVVYDYALRHPRILDIVEQLIGPGVRYNGHKLNMKYPEFGSPVEWHQDWAFYPHTNDDLLAVGVVIDDMTVENGALMILPGSHKGPTLDHHQDGAFIGAVTDPDFTPEGAVPVEVKAGGITIHHVRALHGSAPNTSDKPRRLMLAQYCAVDAWPLKGIPDWETFNGFIVRGEPTNEPRMVAAPVRMPEPYAELKGSIYEVQSLLDNPLYAKHQ
- a CDS encoding glycosyltransferase gives rise to the protein MIPILYLSHCGSSIGGGEKQLAYLVTNIDRSHYHPLVVCPDDGVFAEHLRAADIPTVILNLPPWRKAKSLIVRYSAAKKLAALAKTHNAKLIHTSDSWFNPYLWCLSKQLKIPVISHVRTLLTPSQVRKYKFDQMDKIIAISQENTIPLVQAGIDPEKIAVILNCVDLSAFQPTSVKVNSEEYVVGIVGRIEPFKRQKSFVEIAAKVAAQADKVRFHIVGAALDTPTHRAYNREVHQLVAKYQLQGTVHFTGHRTDMPKAMQELDLLVTLSAGSVIAEAMAAGKPVIGTPIGSTTEMIVHNVTGYIMPAESTADIANKIIELAKDRKQSVSMGQRARKHAEETFGVETHVQKVQDIYQKLLKG
- a CDS encoding ribose-phosphate pyrophosphokinase, with the protein product MSTPIDQQVRRDFRLFAGSANPALAKEIAAILGVELGKITIGPFPNDETRIQIEESIRGTDIYIVQPTSQPANENLMELLITIDAMKRASARQITAIIPYFGYSRQDHKTTGREPISAKLVANLLTTAGASRVMAIDLHVPQIQGFFDIPMDHLTALTTLTNYFREKQVENGVIVAPDAGRAKLAEKYADILGLPLAIMHKRRTGVDGQSIKFVELVGDVRGKTPIITDDEIQTGGTIRQQAIALAEAGAEPAYVSIAHPILVGPALERLSHPAIREVVTTNTIPVPAEKQLDGKVKVLSIAPLLSEAILRVHQHRSVSQVFLDQHLNFPV